One segment of Paenibacillus rhizovicinus DNA contains the following:
- a CDS encoding LURP-one-related/scramblase family protein: MNPKFTHTQYLVRKQIMSLAGANIDIFDSSGQPVLFSKMKAFKLKEDIRLFADDSMQDELISIQARSVIDFSATYDVVDSATGERLGSLRRKGMKSMLKDEWAIMDARETEIGLIKEDSALMALLRRFLTNLIPQKFHVEMGGERVALFKQDLNPFVGKLNLDFGLDTDNRLDRRLGLAAAVLLVVIERQQG; encoded by the coding sequence ATGAATCCTAAATTCACGCATACGCAATACCTCGTCAGAAAACAGATCATGTCGCTCGCGGGAGCGAACATCGATATTTTCGACAGCAGCGGACAACCGGTACTCTTTTCGAAAATGAAAGCGTTCAAGCTGAAAGAAGATATTCGGCTGTTTGCCGACGATTCGATGCAAGACGAGCTCATTTCCATTCAGGCGCGCAGCGTCATCGATTTCTCCGCGACCTATGACGTCGTCGATTCCGCCACTGGAGAAAGGCTCGGCTCCCTTCGCCGCAAAGGCATGAAGTCGATGCTGAAGGACGAGTGGGCGATCATGGATGCCAGGGAGACAGAGATCGGGCTTATTAAGGAGGACAGCGCGCTTATGGCGCTCCTTAGAAGGTTCTTGACCAACTTGATTCCGCAGAAATTCCACGTAGAGATGGGCGGGGAGCGGGTTGCGCTGTTTAAGCAAGACCTGAATCCGTTCGTCGGCAAGCTGAATTTGGACTTTGGGCTCGATACGGACAACCGGCTGGACCGCCGTTTGGGCCTGGCTGCAGCGGTGCTGTTGGTTGTCATCGAAAGGCAGCAAGGATAG
- a CDS encoding glycoside hydrolase family 172 protein, producing MKALDSIYQVRNGRRSKRVSSYDRSGLNKDSIAIPAGEVRALANIEGAGIIRHIWITINCADRMIRRNAVLRMYWDGESEPSVESPIGDFFGQGWGENYNFASLPLAAAPQRGQALNCYFPMPFGNGAVIAVENESSEPIESFYYCIDYEEHDELPEEAGRFHAQWRRELTGADPIDGENEGLELVPQQPNCTDAGNYVFADIRGKGHFVGINYYVDNPSPMWYGEGDDMWMIDGEAWPGSMHGTGTEDFFNTAWCPKEIYSHPYFGCAKVNGETGFLGRTHVYRFLLEDPVYFEQSLRASIEHGHNNVLTLDLATVAYWYQIEPHQPFAKLPGKEGRQNMPILNLHDIHYWRHEYRKAFGNGTTLWGNEWRPKRD from the coding sequence ATGAAAGCGCTTGATTCCATTTATCAAGTTCGGAACGGAAGAAGATCGAAACGCGTCTCAAGCTACGACCGGTCCGGGCTCAACAAAGACTCGATTGCGATCCCGGCGGGCGAAGTCCGAGCGCTTGCGAACATCGAAGGGGCGGGCATTATCCGCCACATCTGGATCACGATCAATTGCGCGGACCGGATGATCCGGCGCAATGCGGTGCTTCGCATGTATTGGGACGGCGAGTCGGAGCCCAGCGTCGAATCGCCGATCGGCGACTTCTTCGGTCAGGGATGGGGCGAGAACTACAACTTCGCCTCGCTGCCGCTCGCCGCGGCGCCGCAGCGGGGGCAGGCGCTGAATTGCTATTTTCCGATGCCGTTCGGGAACGGAGCCGTCATTGCGGTCGAGAACGAATCGTCCGAACCGATCGAGTCCTTCTATTACTGCATCGATTACGAGGAACATGATGAATTGCCGGAGGAAGCCGGCCGGTTTCACGCGCAGTGGCGGAGGGAGCTGACGGGCGCCGATCCGATTGACGGAGAGAACGAGGGGCTGGAGCTCGTGCCGCAGCAGCCGAATTGCACGGATGCGGGCAACTATGTATTCGCCGATATTCGCGGCAAGGGCCATTTTGTCGGGATCAACTACTACGTCGATAACCCCAGTCCGATGTGGTACGGCGAAGGGGATGACATGTGGATGATCGACGGCGAGGCGTGGCCGGGATCCATGCATGGCACCGGAACGGAGGATTTCTTCAACACGGCCTGGTGTCCGAAGGAGATTTATTCGCACCCTTATTTCGGCTGTGCCAAGGTGAACGGCGAAACCGGATTTCTCGGACGTACGCATGTCTATCGGTTTCTGCTGGAGGACCCGGTCTACTTCGAGCAATCGCTTCGCGCCAGCATCGAGCATGGGCATAACAACGTGCTTACGCTTGATTTGGCAACCGTCGCCTATTGGTATCAGATCGAACCGCATCAGCCGTTCGCGAAGCTGCCGGGCAAGGAGGGCAGGCAGAATATGCCGATCCTCAATTTGCACGACATTCATTATTGGCGGCACGAGTACCGCAAAGCATTCGGGAACGGAACGACGCTGTGGGGGAACGAATGGCGGCCGAAGCGGGACTAG
- a CDS encoding winged helix-turn-helix domain-containing protein: MSRYRLTKKEARRFLLLKQGLLGAYKYKGKEGIREFVSRAGCIQFDPIDVCGKNAELVLQSRVAGFTKELLGELLYEDRMLVDYFDKQLAIIAIEDWKYFERTRERFRLQGRSRDKVDSVAGEVKRFIRENGAACSKDVPLKETVDWSWSPTTLSRAVLETLYFRGDLIVHHKKGTIKYYALAEDHILPAILRAEDPNESDADYIKWLVLRRIRSVGLLWNKPSDAWLGIEPMKAQARKDAFASLLQEKAIVACSVEGIADPLYIALEDEPLLLAVLSSTAEHERRVEFLAPLDNFLWDRKLIKALFDFEYKWEIYTPVAERKYGYYVLPVLYGEALVGRIELVADKKAKLLNAVRYWPEIEGEPDEAFRRMLDERIERFAAFNGCTTIAYGKPLP, from the coding sequence ATGAGCCGCTACCGATTGACCAAGAAAGAGGCGCGAAGATTCCTTTTGTTGAAGCAGGGGCTGCTTGGAGCGTACAAGTATAAGGGCAAGGAAGGGATTCGCGAGTTCGTGAGCCGCGCCGGCTGCATCCAGTTCGACCCGATCGACGTGTGCGGCAAGAACGCCGAGCTTGTGCTGCAATCCAGAGTAGCGGGATTTACGAAAGAGCTGCTCGGGGAGCTTCTATATGAAGATCGCATGCTGGTCGATTATTTCGACAAGCAGCTCGCAATTATCGCTATCGAGGATTGGAAGTATTTCGAGAGAACGCGCGAGCGGTTCCGGCTCCAAGGCAGAAGCCGCGACAAGGTCGATTCGGTTGCCGGCGAGGTGAAGCGGTTCATACGGGAGAATGGGGCGGCTTGTTCCAAAGATGTCCCGCTCAAGGAAACGGTAGACTGGTCTTGGAGTCCGACGACGCTGTCCAGAGCGGTGCTGGAGACGCTTTATTTTCGCGGGGATTTGATCGTCCACCACAAGAAGGGCACGATCAAATATTACGCTTTGGCGGAGGATCATATCCTCCCGGCTATCTTGCGTGCCGAGGATCCGAACGAATCGGATGCGGACTATATAAAATGGCTGGTATTGCGCCGTATTCGGTCAGTCGGGTTACTGTGGAACAAACCGTCCGACGCATGGCTCGGCATCGAACCGATGAAGGCGCAGGCACGCAAGGACGCATTCGCTTCACTGTTGCAAGAGAAAGCGATCGTCGCGTGTTCCGTTGAAGGAATAGCGGATCCGCTCTATATCGCCTTGGAGGATGAGCCGCTCCTGCTTGCCGTGTTGTCTTCGACGGCTGAGCATGAACGGCGCGTAGAATTTCTCGCTCCGCTCGACAACTTCCTTTGGGACCGCAAGCTGATCAAGGCGTTATTCGATTTCGAGTATAAATGGGAAATTTACACCCCGGTCGCCGAGCGAAAATACGGGTATTACGTGCTTCCGGTTCTGTACGGAGAAGCGCTCGTCGGACGGATCGAGCTGGTCGCGGACAAGAAGGCGAAACTGTTAAACGCGGTTCGCTATTGGCCGGAGATCGAGGGGGAGCCGGACGAAGCGTTCCGCCGGATGCTTGACGAGCGCATCGAGCGGTTCGCGGCTTTCAACGGGTGTACGACGATCGCGTATGGGAAACCGTTGCCATAA
- a CDS encoding multidrug effflux MFS transporter codes for MQQEKKSNRWRLVLLLGAFSALGPLTIDMYLPSFPEITADFGTQASLVQLSLTACLIGLGLGQIVMGPLSDMHGRRRPVIISLLLYLVMSFVCAISPNIYCFIAARFIQGFAASAGIVVSRAVVRDLYSGPELTRFFSLLMLVNNLFPLIAPVAGSGVISFTTWVGVFIVLGGVGIVLAILATTGLKETLPPENRISSNFGQLLTGIRTLLRDRQFLGYALAQGIMIGGVFAYVSGTPFIYQKIYGASPQLFALLFGSNGISLIIGSQLVGRLNHVISERRFLLIGLLLSAASSFIALMVILLHGPLFALVPPLFCFVASIGITSTASFSLAMETQSHMAGSASAILGLLPFLLGAVTSPLVGIAGEYSAVPMGVIILSTSLLALLAYFGLAQQSRSARRGVLKEIGS; via the coding sequence ATGCAGCAAGAAAAGAAAAGCAATCGCTGGAGACTTGTCCTGTTGTTAGGCGCCTTCTCGGCATTGGGACCTTTGACAATCGATATGTATTTGCCGTCGTTTCCCGAAATAACGGCAGATTTCGGTACGCAAGCATCGCTCGTGCAGCTGAGTTTGACGGCTTGCCTGATCGGTCTCGGACTGGGGCAGATCGTCATGGGCCCGCTGAGCGATATGCACGGAAGACGCAGACCCGTTATTATATCGCTCCTTCTGTATCTGGTGATGTCGTTTGTCTGCGCGATTTCCCCGAATATTTATTGTTTTATCGCGGCGCGGTTTATTCAGGGCTTCGCGGCCTCTGCCGGGATCGTCGTGTCGAGGGCGGTCGTGCGCGACTTGTACAGCGGACCTGAACTGACCCGGTTCTTCTCCCTGCTCATGCTGGTGAACAATCTATTTCCGCTCATCGCGCCGGTGGCGGGAAGCGGCGTCATCTCGTTTACGACTTGGGTAGGCGTGTTCATCGTGTTGGGCGGCGTGGGAATCGTGCTCGCGATTCTGGCTACCACCGGCCTCAAAGAGACGCTGCCTCCGGAGAATCGGATATCGAGCAATTTCGGCCAGCTGCTGACAGGGATTCGGACCTTGCTGAGGGACCGTCAGTTTCTCGGGTATGCATTAGCCCAAGGCATCATGATCGGCGGGGTTTTCGCTTACGTGTCCGGGACGCCCTTTATCTATCAAAAGATTTACGGCGCATCGCCGCAGCTGTTTGCCTTATTGTTCGGCTCGAACGGGATCAGCCTGATCATCGGCTCCCAGCTCGTAGGCCGCTTGAATCACGTCATTTCGGAACGGCGGTTTCTTCTTATCGGACTGCTGTTGTCCGCCGCTTCCAGCTTTATTGCATTGATGGTCATTCTGCTGCACGGGCCGCTGTTCGCCTTGGTTCCGCCGCTGTTTTGCTTCGTCGCATCCATCGGGATCACGTCTACCGCCTCGTTCTCGCTCGCCATGGAAACCCAGAGCCATATGGCGGGAAGCGCTTCGGCGATATTGGGACTGCTGCCGTTCCTGCTTGGCGCAGTCACGTCTCCGCTGGTAGGCATTGCCGGCGAGTATTCGGCCGTTCCCATGGGCGTCATCATTCTATCGACCAGCCTATTGGCGCTGCTGGCCTACTTCGGCTTAGCGCAGCAATCCCGATCCGCGCGACGGGGCGTACTGAAGGAGATTGGTTCGTAG